Sequence from the Streptomyces peucetius genome:
CACGAAGGCCGCGGGCACGGCGAGGTCCACCGGGTCCGCGAAACCGCCCAAGGAGCCCTGATGAACAGCGTATTCATGTGGATGGACAGCTTCCGTATGCGAATGGGCCGAAATGCGCCATGAGTTACGGCACAGGTGTTCACAGCGGCCGCAGAGATCGCTAGCTTCCCTTCAACCCTCGTTCACATCGGGAAGGACCTCTGTGAAGGCAACCCATCGCAGAGCCGTGGCCACCATGGCCGCAGCCGCACTCGCGACCCCGCTCCTGCTGGCATCCGCCTCCCCGTCCGCCGCGCGTCAGGACCCGGGCGACCGGGCCGCGAAGGACGCGTCGAAGCTGGCACGGAAGCTGGTCCAGAAGTCGTCCGCGGACGACGCATTCGAGCACCTCGAGAAGTTCCAGCAGATAGCGGACAGCACGGGCGGCCACCGCGCCGCCGGATCGCTCGGCCACGACGCGTCGGCCGCGTACGTGTACCAGCAGATGAAGAAGTACGGGTACGACGTCTCGTACCAGCGCTTCTCGTTCATCTACACCGAGACCCTGGCCGAGAAGCTCTCGGTCGTCTCGCCGGCGCCCCGCGACATCGAGATCGCGGCCATGACGTACACCAAGTCCACCCCCGTCGGCGGCATCAAGGCCGATGTGGCGGCCGTGCCGGTGGACGACACGACCGGCTGCGAGGCGGGCGACTACGCGTCGGGCACCTTCACCGGCAAGATCGCGCTGATCAAGCGCGGCGGCTGTACGTTCGCCGCCAAGCAGGCCGCCGCGGCCGACGCCGGCGCGGTCGGGGCGATCGTCTACAACAACACCGAGGGCTCCCTCTCCGGAACCCTGGGCGACCAGGCGTCCGCGAAGATCCCGACCGGCGGCATCACCCGGGCGGACGGCGAGAAGCTCGCCGCAGAGCTCGCCAAGGGCCCGCTGAACGTCTCCTTCGAGATCCGCGAGCTCCAGGAGGAGCGCAGCACCAACAACGTGATCGCTCAGACCCGCCGGGGCAACGCCGCCAACACCGTGATGCTCGGTGCGCACCTCGACTCCGTGACCGCGGGCCCCGGCATCAACGACAACGGCTCCGGCTCCGCCGGCCTCCTCGAGGTCGCCGAGGAGCTCGCCAAGCGGGAGAAGCAGCCCACCAACAAGGTGCGCTTCGCCTGGTGGTCGGCGGAGGAGAACGGCCTGCTCGGCTCCGAGCACTACGTCGCGAACCTCAGCAGCCTGGGCAAGAAGGAGATCAAGCTCTACCTCAACTTCGACATGATCGCGTCGCCCAACTACGGGCTCTTCGTCTACGACGGCGACGACTCCGACGGCGTGGGCGCCGGCGCGGGCCCGGCGGGCTCCGCGCAGCTCGAGCGCGACATCAACGAGTACCTCGACAAGCAGGGCACCCCGCACGAGGGCACCGACTTCACCGGCCGCTCCGACTACGGGCCGTTCATCGAGGTCGGCATCCCGTCCGGCGGCACCTTCACCGGCGCCGAGGGCATCAAGACCGAGGCGCAGGCGAAGAAGTTCGGCGGCGTGGCGGGTCTCGCCTACGACCCGAACTACCACGCCGTCGGCGACGACATCAGCAACATCAACATGAAGGCGTTCGCCGTCAACATCGGCGTCATCGCCAACGCCGTGGGCACCTACGCGCACGACATCAGCTCGCTGCGCAAGCCGGTCACGACCGTCCCGACGGACGGTGACGCGGGCAGCGGCGGCGGTCTGCACGACGGGCACGACCACGAGGTGACCGAGTAACACCCCGGCCCGGCTCACACCGGTACGGCTGCGGCGCGCCGCGGGCACGACGCCCGCGGCGCGCCGTCTCCGTTCCCGCCACCCGGGCGCGGCGGCCGTCCTTCCCGCGCGGCGCGGCCGCTCCCGTTCCCGGGTGCGGCCCTCTCCGTACCCGTCACCCGCCCGGCCCGTCCGCCCGGAGCCGCCGGACAGGGCCGGCCCCACTCCTTTCGGGCGAATCAGCCGCACGGCGGGCGGCGGCGCGAGGACCCGTTTTCCCGGTTTGCAAAGTTTTGATCGGGATCGTGCCGCGGTTCCATGGCTGCACCATGAGGCTCTTGACCGGTAGGCTTTCCGTGTGATCTTCAAGCGCATCGGTAACGGGCGGCCGTATCCCGACCACGGCCGGGAAAGCACCCGGCAGTGGGCGGATGTCGCGCCGCGCCCGGTCCGCCTCGATCAGCTCGTGACCACCAAGGGCCAGCTGGATCTCGAGACGCTGCTCGCGGAGGACTCGACGTTCTACGGCGACCTCTTCGCCCACGTCGTGAAGTGGCAGGGCGACCTCTATCTGGAGGACGGCCTGCACCGGGCCGTGCGCGCGGCCCTTCAGCAGCGGCAGGTGCTGCACGCCCGCGTGCTCGAGCTGGGCTGAGCCAGGCCGCCGCAGGCGGTCGCCCGCTGCTTTGAATCGGCTCCTCCGCAGGGCGGCCGCTGGTCCTTTCGGGGGCGTTTCGGCACCGTACGGGCGCAATCCGCTGATCGTTTAGTAGGCATAGCCACCGAGCGGCACTACGCTGCGCCCATGAGCATGCTGACTCCCCCCGGCATGGGCGGAAAGTACCGCATCACGGGCGACAAGTACCCACGAATGCGACGCCCCCGGAGCCGCCGCAGGATCGTATTTGCGGTGGTCGCCGCGGTGACCGCGCTGGGCCTGGCCGGCTGGGGGACGCTGCAGCTCATCGACGCGTTCACCGGCGGCGGCGAGAAGACCGCCGCGAGCGCGCGCGGCGCCGCCTGCAAGCCCGGCCCGTCCCCTTCCGCCGCGCCCCCGCCGCCGCTGCCCCGCCAGATCACGGTTAACGTCTACAACGCGACACCGCGCTCCGGTCTGGCCAAGTCCACGGCCGACGAGTTGAAGAAACGTGGCTTCAAGATCGGCAAGGTCGCCAACGCGCCCGCCACGTACGACAAGAAGGTCCCCGGCACCGCCCTCTTCCTCGGCGCGGCGACCGCGCAGGACGGAGCCTTCCGGGTGCTCGGCACCCAGGTGCAGGGCTTCCAGGCGAAGACCGACACCCGCAAGACGGCGGACATCGACCTGATCATCGGCACGGCCTTCAAGGCGCTCGACCCGAAGGCCAGTGCGGACGTGGCCCTCACGGCCCTGACCAAGCCGGAGCCGGTTCCGTCCGGAAAGTGCTGAGGAACGGCGGAAGGGCCGGGAACCGTCCCGGCCCTTCCTGACGACGACGGCACGAACGCCCCGCGAAGGGACCGGACGCCGCGCGAACGGACTACTCGGCCGACCCGTACATACGGTCACCCGCATCGCCCAGGCCCGGCACGATGTACCCGTGCTCGTTCAGGCGCTCGTCCACCGAGGCGGTCACCACGGTCACCGGCGTGCCCGCCAGCTCGCGCTCCATCACCTCGACGCCCTCCGGCGCCGCCAGCAGCACGACGGCGGTCACGTCGTCCGCACCGCGCCGGATCAGCTCACGGATCGCCGCGACCAGCGTGCCGCCGGTCGCGAGCATCGGGTCCAGTACATACACCTGGCGGCCGGACAGGTCCTCCGGCATACGGGTCGCGTACGTCGACGCCTCGAGCGTCTCCTCGTTGCGGATCATCCCGAGGAAACCCACCTCGGCGGTCGGCAGCAGCCGCACCATGCCGTCGAGCATGCCCAGACCGGCCCGCAGGATCGGCACCACCAGCGGCCGCGGGTGGGACAGCTTCACCCCGGTCGTGCCCGTCACCGGGGTCTCGATGTCGACCTGTTCGGTGCGCACGTCCCGGGTGGCCTCGTACGCGAGCAGGGTGACCAGCTCGTCGGCGAGCCGCCGGAAGGTGGGGGAGTCGGTGCGCCTGTCGCGCAGCGTTGTCAGTTTGTGCGCCACCAGCGGGTGGTCGACGACGTGGATCCGCATGCCGTCAACAGTAGCCCGCGCTCGCATCAAGGACGGGTCCGGAGGGAAGGTGGAGAGGTGTACCCCCAGGCGACGGGGTCGAGGGCGGTACGGAAGCAGCCGTGGGGTGGTGTGGCGATGCCCGAGTCAGAGCCGGAGCACGAAGAGGAAACCGCGACCGACGCGGAGCGCCGCAGGCGACGCGCCCAGTTCCTGCGCGAGCTGAACGAGGCCAAAGCGCTGCGCGACCGCGTCCAGCCACGGCGCGCCAGGGCCGCCCGGATGCGCCAGCAGATGCGTATGCGGACGTTCCGCTGGTAGCCCGTCCCACGCCCGTCCCATGGACACCGGTAAGAACTGATGGCCGACGCAACGACGGAAGACCTCTCGCAACGCGGCTCTTTCTGCCACGATTCCGAGTGGGCGGGGCACGACGCAACGCACCGCCGGTCGTCACACCTCTGATCAGTGGGAGAGTCACGGTGTACTTCGCCGCACTGCTCGCGCGCACTCATGACGGGTGGGAAGCGAGCGACACAGAGCTCGACGATGTGGAGACCCTGTCGGATCTGACCGACCTGGCCCGTGAAGCCTCGGTGGACGAGGACACGGTGCTCGTCTTCATCGAACAGGAGGACGCCTGGTTCGGCGTCCTGCGGGTCGAGGGCGAGGAGGATCCCCGGATCTTCGTCTCGGACGCGGCCGCGGCCGCACGCTCCTCCTATGGGGAGATCCTCACCAACGAACTGCTCGGCGGGGACGACGACGACCCCGCCGACGACCTGGACTCGCTGAACCTCGACGGCACGGAGGACGGAGAACCGGAGGAGGACGAGCAGAGCACGGTCGACGTCCCCGCCCAGGGCGGCGAGACGGTGCCGGCCGGCCCGGTCGGCGACCGCGAGATCCTCGCCGACCTCGGACTGTCGGAGAAGGAACTGCTGACACTGGACACCGACGCGCTGATGGAGATCGCGGACGCGCTCGGTGCGGGCGAGGTGCTGGAGACCGTGCGCTAGTGCCCCGGCAGGCAGACGAACAGGAACCGGGACGTCCCGCGGGGCCGGTGCCCGGTGGCGATCCCGTACGCGGTCCGTGGGAGGCGACGATGCGCCTCGCCCTCGGCGAGGCGGACCGTGCGGCACGGGGCGGCGACGTGCCGGTCGGTGCCGTCCTGCTGGCCGGGGACGGCACGATCCTCGCCGTGGGCCACAACGAGCGTGAGGCGACGGGAGATCCGACGGCTCACGCCGAGGTGCTGGCGATACGCCGGGCCGCCACCGTCCTCGGCGAGTGGCGGCTGACCGGCTGCACGCTCGTCGTGACGCTGGAACCGTGCACGATGTGCGCCGGCGCGATCGTGCAGTCACGGGTGCAGCGCGTGGTCTACGGCGCCCGGGACGAGAAGGCGGGCGCGGCCGGTTCGCTGTGGGACGTCGTACGGGACCGGCGCCTCAACCACCGGCCGGAAGTCGTCCTCGGGGTGCTGGAAGAGGAGTGCTCGCAGCAGCTGACGGCGTTCTTCCGCGACCGGCCGGGCGACCGCTGACCGGTGCCCGGGCGACGCCTCGAGGTCGCACCCCGGAACCCGGCCGGCGGCCCGCGCGACGGCCGGGGCGTGGCGAAGAAGGCGTCCGGGAAACGGCGCGGAGGCCGTCCAGGGCATGGCGCGGAGGGCGTTCGGGGCACGGCTCGGAGGGCGCCGCGACGCGGCTCGGACCCGTGGGCCGGGCCCTTTCCCAGAACCGATTTCAGAGCACGGGCCACCTTGGGCTAGGATCTCTCCCGGTAGCGTGTCCGAGCGGCCGAAGGAGCTCGCCTCGAAAGCGAGTGTGGCGCAAGTCACCGAGGGTTCAAATCCCTCCGCTACCGCTCTTGTCGAAGGGCCCCGGTGCGATGCACCGGGGCCCTTCGCCTTGTCCCGGCCCGGGCCGCCCCGGCCGCTCGCGCCCCATGAAGATCCTGTCCGAAATCCGCTCGGCTAGACTCACGCGACGCGTGGCCGGGGCAGGGGCAGGGACAGCAGGGGAGACAGGGGCCGATGGTGCAAGCCAAGAAGATAGCCGTCTACATCGTCGTCGTCTTCATCCTGTGGACGATCATCAAGACCCCTAAAGAGGCCGCCGACCTGGTGGAAGTAGGGTTCGAAGGGATTTCGAACGCCGCACAGGGCGTCGGAGAGTTCATGACCGAGCTCGTCACCTAGGGCCGGTCAGGCCAAGCAGGGAGTGCCCCCTTGATCCGCCATCTGGTTCTCTTCAAGCTCAACGAGGGCGTCGGGCGGGACGAGCCGCGTGTCGTCGCCGGTGTGAAGGCCTTCCAGGAGCTGGACGGCGTCGTGCCCGAGCTGGAGTTCTGGGAGTGCGCCTGGAACATCACCGACCGGCCGATCGCCTACGACTTCGCCATCAACTCGGCCGTGGCCGACAAGGACGCGCTGAAGCGCTACATCGAGCATCCGGCCCACCAGGCTGCCGCCGGACAGTGGCGCGAGTTCGCCACGTGGGTGATCGCCGACTACGAGTTCTGAGGACCGTTCCGCCGGCCCCTCGCCCGCTGGGGCGGGGGGCTTTTCGGTTTTCCATCCCAACGCGACGTCAACACGGCGTTATCGGGTGCTTGCACACGGTGGACATGTCTTGTGATGCTATGACCGCTTTTGACGAATGAATTGACCGTAAATGACCGCAAAGGGGTGGCTTGACCGTGTCGGCCAGTACTGCGCCTCAGGTGCCACCTCAGAACGAGAGGCCGGACGACACCGCACCCGCCGCGAAGCCCGCGCGGCGCGGCGCCGACACCCGCGCCCTGACCCAGGTGCTGTTCGGCCGCCTCAAGGGGCTGGAGGCGGGCACCGCGGAGCACTCCAGGGTCCGCGCGGCGCTCATCGAGGCCAACCTCCCGCTGGTGCGGTACGCCGCCGCCCGCTTCCGCAGCCGCAACGAGCCGATGGAGGACGTCGTCCAGGTCGGCACGATCGGCCTGATCAACGCCATCGACCGGTTCGACCCGGACCGCGGGGTGCAGTTCCCCACGTTCGCGATGCCCACGGTGGTCGGCGAGATCAAGCGGTACTTCCGCGACAACGTGCGCACGGTGCATGTGCCGCGCCGGCTCCACGAACTGTGGGTGCAGGTCAACGGGGCGACCGAGGACCTGACGACGGCCCACGGCCGCTCCCCCACGACGGCCGAGATCGCCGAGCGGCTGAAGATCGGTGAGGACGAGGTGCTGGCCTGCATCGAGGCGGGCCGCTCGTACCACGCGACGTCGCTGGAGGCGGCTCAGGAGGGTGACGGCATGCCGGGCCTGCTGGACCGGCTCGGCTACGAGGATCCGGCGCTGGCCGGCGTCGAGCACCGCGATCTGGTGCGCCACCTGCTCGTGCAGCTGCCGGAGCGGGAGCAGCGGATTCTGATGCTCCGCTACTACAGCAACCTGACCCAGTCCCAGATCAGCCAGGAACTGGGTGTCTCCCAGATGCATGTGTCGCGCCTGCTGGCGCGAAGCTTCGCTCGGCTTCGTTCCGCAAACAGGATCGAAGCGTAGCTCGAACGGGTAGAGACTCCTGGATCACTGACGTAGCCTCAAAAGCCTTGTACCCCCTGCTTCCTGGGCATTTTTGCGTGATACTTGTCGACATGTCACTACAGCGTGTTGCCGACATGTGACATTCTGCTGGAACCGCGTTTGCCGCAGCCTCGCCGCCGGTATTCAGGTGGAGGCTGCGTTCCTCAGACGGTCGCGGCCACCGCGACCGTCCGCGACCTCAAGGGGGTGGCATGTCCGTAGAACAGGGCAGCTCGAAGGTGCTCACTCGCGCGCCAAGCGCGCCCGCACCTGCCGAGTCCGGCAGCTCGGAAGCCATCGACACCCGCACTCTCTCCCGCTCCCTGTTCCTGCGGCTGCGCGCCCTGGACTGCGAGGGCGCGGCCGACGACAGCCCGGAGCGCACCTATGTGCGCGACACCCTCATCGAGCTCAACCTCCCCCTCGTCCGGTACGCGGCGGCGCGCTTCCGCAGCCGCAACGAACCCATGGAGGACATCGTCCAGGTCGGCACGATCGGGCTGATCAAGGCGATCGACCGCTTCGACTGCGAGCGGGGCGTGGAGTTCCCCACCTTCGCGATGCCGACGGTCGTGGGCGAGATCAAGCGCTTCTTCCGCGACACCTCGTGGTCGGTGCGGGTGCCGCGCCGGCTCCAGGAGCTGCGCCTCGCCCTCACCAAGGCCAGCGACGAACTCGCCCAGAAGCTCGACCGCTCGCCGACCGTCCCCGAACTCGCCGCCGTCCTCGGGGTGTCGGAGGAGGACGTGGTCGACGGCCTCGCGGTGGGCAACGCCTACACGGCCTCGTCGCTCGACTCGCCCTCGCCGGAGGACGACGGCGGCGAAGGCTCGCTCGCGGACCGGCTGGGGTACGAGGACTCGGCGCTGGAGGGCGTCGAGTACCGCGAGTCGCTCAAGCCGCTGCTCGCCAAACTCCCCCCGCGGGAACGGCAGATCATCATGCTGCGCTTCTTCGCCAACATGACCCAGTCGCAGATCGGCGAGGAGGTCGGCATCTCCCAGATGCATGTCTCCCGGCTGCTGACCCGCACGCTCGCGCAGCTGCGGGAAGGGCTGATCGCGGACTGAGGTCCGTCACCGGGGTTCCTTACTGACGGCCCGTCAGCCACACTGGCGCGATGCGACGACGGACCGGCCCGGGGATCGTGGCGTCGGCGCTCTGCCTCTGCGGAGCGCTGACCGCGTGCGGCGGTGGCAGCAGCGACGGTGACGTGGCGCTCGGCGCCGCGGGCGCCGGGTCCGACGGGGCCCCGACGGCCGCGGTGCCACCGAAGGGCAAGGTCTCGCTCGCCCCGCTGGACGGGGTGCGTGACGGGCCCGCCGCACCGGCCGCGAAAGCGCCCGGCAAGACGCCCGGCAAGAGCTCCGACGCGTCCGGCCGGACGACGGGGCAGCAGGGCGACAGCGGACAGCACCGGGCCGGTACGGGGGACAGGAGCGGTACGAACGGCTCCGGGCAGCCGGAAGACGGCGGACCTCAACTGGCGCCGGGCCCCGACGGCACGCCGGGCACCCCTGCCCCCTCGCCTTCCCCGAAACCGCCACCGACCCCGCCCGCACCCGCGCCGCCCGACCCGGAACCGGGCCCCACGGGCCCCGCCGTGCTCCGGCTCGGCGAGCCGGTGCGCGAGGCCCTGGACAAGCGGTGGTGCGAGAAGGTGACCGTGGAGTTCCGCAACAGCGGTGGCACCGCCGCCACCTCCGGGACCGTCACGTTCGCCACGCACATCATCGGTGCGCTCGGCATCGACTGGGCGACGGTCGAGTCCCGGCAGCCCCTGCCCGCGCCGATCGCACCAGGAGCCGTACGAAAGCGGACGTACACGGTCTGCGTCGAGGCCTGGCGGGTGCCTTGGGGAATGCACATGGAGACCCAGGACGTCACCGCGACCTGGAAGTGACCGGAGTTCGGCCGGAGCGGCGGGGGCGGGCCGGCCGGGGCCGGCCCCAGCGGGGCGGCCGGGGCAGCCGGGCGCCTCAGCCGAGGGCGAGCCAGGCGACCGCGCCGAGGACGACCACCGCCGCGATCACACCGGCGATCAGGCCGACGCGCGACGAGGACGACGCGGCCGGGGTCGCGGCCGCGCGGCCCTGGGGCGCGCCTTCGTCGACGAAGGCGCGGAACATCTGAGTGCTGCCCGCGGGGTCGTAGTTGCCCTCGGGGCCCTGGCCTTGGGGAGCATGGGGGTTGTGTGCCATGGCCCAGGACCCTAGCGAACGGCGGTGCCCGGCCCAACCCCGGGCGGACGCCGAGAGACACCGGGCACGGACATGACTTCCGCATGACTCTGCAGATGCAAAGCCTTTTGGGTTCCTTTACCCGTTCCAGTCCCTTTTCATTTGCCTGTAGCAACCAACGGCTTTTATCGTTGCCCTAAGCAACAAACACTGTGGAGGGGTCGTGGCCGAGCGCAGTCAGTACGAGGAGCTGGCCCGGCAGATCAGTGCCGTCGGAGCCGTGAAGCGCAGCCTCTCGCGGATGCTGCCCGCCGACTGCCCCTCCGGATCAGCCGCCGTACTGGCCCTCGTCGGCCGACACGGCGAGATGCGGATGAGCCGCCTCGCCGAACTGCTGGCCGTCGACATGTCGGTGACCAGCAGGCATGTGGCCCACGTCGTGGACCGCGGCTGGCTGGAGCGCTCCCCCCACCCCGACGACCGGCGCTCCCGCATCCTGCGGCTCACCGCCTCCGGCGAGGAGCTGCTCGGCGACCTCGGCCGCCGGACCGCGGACATGTTCGCCCACTGCCTCGAGGACTGGTCCGACGACGAAGTCGGACAGCTGAACGCGATGCTGGCCCGCCTCCGGGATTCCGTCGGGGACTGCCGGGCCCACGCCACCCGTACACCCGCACAAGACACGTAAGGAAGTTCATGGCTACGACCACACCGAACGGTGTGCGGGGCGGCCACGCCAAGCATGGCGGGCCGGCCGCCTCCGACGGCGCGGCGCCGATGACGCACCGGCAGATCATGGAGGCGCTGTCCGGGCTGCTGCTCGGCATGTTCGTCGCGATCCTGTCGTCGACGATCGTCTCCAACGCCCTGCCGGAGATCATCACCGACCTCGGCGGCGGCCAGAGCGCCTACACCTGGGTCGTGACCGCGTCGCTGCTGGCGATGACCGCGACCACCCCGCTCTGGGGCAAGCTGTCGGACCTCTTCTCCAAGAAGCTGCTGGTCCAGATGGCGCTGCTCATCTATGTGCTGGGCTCCGTGGTCGCCGGATTCGCGCAGAGTTCGGGCATGCTGATCGCCTGCCGCGTGGTCCAGGGCATCGGGGTCGGCGGACTGTCCGCCCTGGCGCAGATCGTGATGGCCGCGATGATCGCCCCGCGTGAGCGCGGCCGCTACAGCGGCTACATCGGGGCCGTCTTCGCCGTCGCGACGGTCGGCGGCCCGCTGCTCGGCGGCGTCATCACCGACACCGACTGGCTCGGCTGGCGCTGGTGCTTCTACGTCGGCGTGCCGTTCGCGCTGATCGCCCTGATCGTGCTGCAGAAGACCCTCAAGCTGCCGGTGGTCAGGCGTCAGGTCAAGGTCGACTGGTCGGGCGCGTTCTTCATCAGCGCCGCCGTCTCGCTGCTGCTGGTCTGGGTGACCTTCGCCGGCGACAAGTACGACTGGTTCTCGTGGCAGACCGGCGCGATGGTCGGCGGCTCCGTCGTCCTCGGCGCGCTCTTCCTGCTGGTGGAGTCGAGGGCGAGCGAGCCGATCATCCCGCTGCGGCTGTTCCGCAACCGCACCATCACGCTGGCCTCACTGGCGTCGCTCTTCGTCGGTGTCGCGATGTTCGCCGGCACCGTGTTCTTCAGCCAGTACTTCCAGCTGGCGCGGGGCGAGTCGCCGACCATGTCGGGTGTGCTGACCATTCCGATGATCGGCGGCCTGTTCGTCTCGTCGACCGTCTCCGGTCAGATCATCACCAGGACCGGCCGCTGGAAGGCGTGGCTGGTGGCCGGCGGCGCACTGGTCACCGCGGGCCTCGGTCTGCTGGGGACCATCCGGTACGACACCGAGTACTGGCACATCGCCGTCTTCATGGCCGTCATGGGCCTCGGACTCGGCATGATGATGCAGAACCTGGTGCTCTGCACCCAGAACCAGGTCGACCCCTCCGACCTCGGCGCGGCCAGCTCGGTCGTCACCTTCTTCCGGTCCCTCGGCGGCGCGATCGGCGTCTCCGCGCTCGGCGCGGTCATGGCCAACCGGGTCACCGACTACGTCAAGGACGGGCTCGCGGAACTCGGCCCCGAGGGCG
This genomic interval carries:
- the upp gene encoding uracil phosphoribosyltransferase; amino-acid sequence: MRIHVVDHPLVAHKLTTLRDRRTDSPTFRRLADELVTLLAYEATRDVRTEQVDIETPVTGTTGVKLSHPRPLVVPILRAGLGMLDGMVRLLPTAEVGFLGMIRNEETLEASTYATRMPEDLSGRQVYVLDPMLATGGTLVAAIRELIRRGADDVTAVVLLAAPEGVEVMERELAGTPVTVVTASVDERLNEHGYIVPGLGDAGDRMYGSAE
- a CDS encoding RNA polymerase sigma factor SigF — translated: MSVEQGSSKVLTRAPSAPAPAESGSSEAIDTRTLSRSLFLRLRALDCEGAADDSPERTYVRDTLIELNLPLVRYAAARFRSRNEPMEDIVQVGTIGLIKAIDRFDCERGVEFPTFAMPTVVGEIKRFFRDTSWSVRVPRRLQELRLALTKASDELAQKLDRSPTVPELAAVLGVSEEDVVDGLAVGNAYTASSLDSPSPEDDGGEGSLADRLGYEDSALEGVEYRESLKPLLAKLPPRERQIIMLRFFANMTQSQIGEEVGISQMHVSRLLTRTLAQLREGLIAD
- a CDS encoding M28 family metallopeptidase, which encodes MATMAAAALATPLLLASASPSAARQDPGDRAAKDASKLARKLVQKSSADDAFEHLEKFQQIADSTGGHRAAGSLGHDASAAYVYQQMKKYGYDVSYQRFSFIYTETLAEKLSVVSPAPRDIEIAAMTYTKSTPVGGIKADVAAVPVDDTTGCEAGDYASGTFTGKIALIKRGGCTFAAKQAAAADAGAVGAIVYNNTEGSLSGTLGDQASAKIPTGGITRADGEKLAAELAKGPLNVSFEIRELQEERSTNNVIAQTRRGNAANTVMLGAHLDSVTAGPGINDNGSGSAGLLEVAEELAKREKQPTNKVRFAWWSAEENGLLGSEHYVANLSSLGKKEIKLYLNFDMIASPNYGLFVYDGDDSDGVGAGAGPAGSAQLERDINEYLDKQGTPHEGTDFTGRSDYGPFIEVGIPSGGTFTGAEGIKTEAQAKKFGGVAGLAYDPNYHAVGDDISNINMKAFAVNIGVIANAVGTYAHDISSLRKPVTTVPTDGDAGSGGGLHDGHDHEVTE
- a CDS encoding MarR family winged helix-turn-helix transcriptional regulator, with the translated sequence MAERSQYEELARQISAVGAVKRSLSRMLPADCPSGSAAVLALVGRHGEMRMSRLAELLAVDMSVTSRHVAHVVDRGWLERSPHPDDRRSRILRLTASGEELLGDLGRRTADMFAHCLEDWSDDEVGQLNAMLARLRDSVGDCRAHATRTPAQDT
- a CDS encoding MFS transporter, which codes for MATTTPNGVRGGHAKHGGPAASDGAAPMTHRQIMEALSGLLLGMFVAILSSTIVSNALPEIITDLGGGQSAYTWVVTASLLAMTATTPLWGKLSDLFSKKLLVQMALLIYVLGSVVAGFAQSSGMLIACRVVQGIGVGGLSALAQIVMAAMIAPRERGRYSGYIGAVFAVATVGGPLLGGVITDTDWLGWRWCFYVGVPFALIALIVLQKTLKLPVVRRQVKVDWSGAFFISAAVSLLLVWVTFAGDKYDWFSWQTGAMVGGSVVLGALFLLVESRASEPIIPLRLFRNRTITLASLASLFVGVAMFAGTVFFSQYFQLARGESPTMSGVLTIPMIGGLFVSSTVSGQIITRTGRWKAWLVAGGALVTAGLGLLGTIRYDTEYWHIAVFMAVMGLGLGMMMQNLVLCTQNQVDPSDLGAASSVVTFFRSLGGAIGVSALGAVMANRVTDYVKDGLAELGPEGAALGHGGTAGGGIPDLDALPGPIRTVMETAYGHGVADIFLYSAPFALIALVVTVFIKEVALKSSSPNDKSPAVTEAPEAVAAAEAPAPAQAVETEPVGAVTSGIAVHGVVRGSEGAAVPRAAVTLISPAGRQIGRSVAQADGGYTLDAPGAGLYVLIASADGFQPQASTVVVADEPLAHDVLLAGTSGLTGVVRAADGEGPVEGAMVVVTDVRGDVLATGTSTEDGEFAFTELVPGAVTVAVSAAGHRPLALPVEIGGRGVTRMEAVLQAGAVVRGTVRAGAARRPLADARVTLVDAAGNVVASATTGDDGAYAFADLDAGQYTVIATGYPPVAGQLTVTGRGVDGHEIELAHPGE
- the tadA gene encoding tRNA adenosine(34) deaminase TadA; the protein is MPRQADEQEPGRPAGPVPGGDPVRGPWEATMRLALGEADRAARGGDVPVGAVLLAGDGTILAVGHNEREATGDPTAHAEVLAIRRAATVLGEWRLTGCTLVVTLEPCTMCAGAIVQSRVQRVVYGARDEKAGAAGSLWDVVRDRRLNHRPEVVLGVLEEECSQQLTAFFRDRPGDR
- a CDS encoding LytR C-terminal domain-containing protein encodes the protein MSMLTPPGMGGKYRITGDKYPRMRRPRSRRRIVFAVVAAVTALGLAGWGTLQLIDAFTGGGEKTAASARGAACKPGPSPSAAPPPPLPRQITVNVYNATPRSGLAKSTADELKKRGFKIGKVANAPATYDKKVPGTALFLGAATAQDGAFRVLGTQVQGFQAKTDTRKTADIDLIIGTAFKALDPKASADVALTALTKPEPVPSGKC
- a CDS encoding Dabb family protein; translation: MIRHLVLFKLNEGVGRDEPRVVAGVKAFQELDGVVPELEFWECAWNITDRPIAYDFAINSAVADKDALKRYIEHPAHQAAAGQWREFATWVIADYEF
- a CDS encoding type II toxin-antitoxin system VapB family antitoxin, which produces MIFKRIGNGRPYPDHGRESTRQWADVAPRPVRLDQLVTTKGQLDLETLLAEDSTFYGDLFAHVVKWQGDLYLEDGLHRAVRAALQQRQVLHARVLELG
- a CDS encoding RNA polymerase sigma factor SigF; protein product: MSASTAPQVPPQNERPDDTAPAAKPARRGADTRALTQVLFGRLKGLEAGTAEHSRVRAALIEANLPLVRYAAARFRSRNEPMEDVVQVGTIGLINAIDRFDPDRGVQFPTFAMPTVVGEIKRYFRDNVRTVHVPRRLHELWVQVNGATEDLTTAHGRSPTTAEIAERLKIGEDEVLACIEAGRSYHATSLEAAQEGDGMPGLLDRLGYEDPALAGVEHRDLVRHLLVQLPEREQRILMLRYYSNLTQSQISQELGVSQMHVSRLLARSFARLRSANRIEA